The segment ATAGACGCCCACGCCGGATAGCGGAGTCGGTCGCATCGGAACCGTAAAGTTGCTGGCAGAGTCCTTGATCAAGCGGCTTGGAAATCGTTCTGGCTCTCTGATAGTTACGAAGATTCTCCGGAAGCTATTGTTTCGACTTCGTTGCCGTGTCAGCATGGCTGTGCATTGAAGCCCGTCGCTTGAGCGCGGCTCGTGCACTCACCGCAATCCTTCACCCGCATGCCGGGTGCTGCCGCCGTGTGTGTGATGCCCGGCGGCCCGAGAAGGGAAGTTCTCGTGGAGTTAAGATCCCGATCGTTGTGGGTCCGAACGTTGATCGCCGGCACCGTCGCCGCCGTCGGGGCGTTCGGCGCCCTGACGGTGATGCCCGACGCCAACGCCGCAGCGAGCACGCTGGGCGCCGCGGCCGCGCAGTCGGGCCGCTACTTCGGCACCGCGATCGCCGCCGGCCGGCTGAGCAACTCCGCCTACACCACGATCGCCGCGCGCGAGTTCAACATGGTGACCGCCGAGAACGAGATGAAGCCGGACGCCACCCAGCCCAACCGGGGGCAGTTCACCTTCAGCGCCGGCGACCAGATCTACAACTGGGCCACCCAGCGCGGCATGAAGGTCCGCGGCCACACTCTGGCCTGGCACGCCCAGCAGCCGGGCTGGATGCAGAGCCTGCGCGGCAGCACCCTGCGCCAGGCCATGATCGAGCACATCAACGGGGTGATGGCGCACTACCGCGACAAGCTGGACTCGTGGGACGTCGTCAACGAGGCCTTCAACGAGGACGGCAGCCGCCGCCAGTCCAACCTGCAGGGCACCGGCAACGACTGGATCGAGGTGGCGTTCCGCACCGCGCGCGCCGCCGATCCCTCGACCAAGCTCTGCTACAACGACTACAACATCGAGAACTGGACGTACGGCAAGACGCAGGGCGTCTACAACATGATCCGGGACTTCAAGGCCCGCGGTGTGCCGATCGACTGCGTGGGCCTGCAGACCCACTTCACCGGTGGCAGTTCCCTGCCGGGCAACTTCCAGACCACCCTGTCGAGCTTCGCGGCCCTGGGCGTGGATGTGATCCTGACCGAGGTCGACGTCACCAACGCCTCGACCTCGCAGTACGCCGGGCTGACCCAGGCCTGCCTGAACGTGCCGCGCTGCGTCGGCATCATCGTGTGGGGCGTGCGTGACAGCGACTCCTGGCGTGCGAGCGAGAACCCGCTGCTGTTCGACGGCAACGGCAACAAGAAGGCCGCGTACACCTCGGTTCTCAACGCCTTGAACAGCGCCACCCCGAACCCGTCGTCGCCGGGGCCCTCGCCGTCGACCTCGACCCCGCCGGCCGGCTCGGGCCGGATCGTCGGCGCCCAGTCCGGCCGGTGCCTCGACGTGCCGAACTCGTCGCAGACCAACGGCACCCGGGTGCAGCTCTATGACTGCCACGGCCAGGCCAACCAGACCTGGACGCTCACGGCGAGCCGGCAACTGACCGTGTACGGCACGCGGTGCCTGGACGCCGCCGGAACGGGCAACGGCTCGGCGGTGCAGATCTACGCCTGTAACGGCCAGGCGAACCAGCAGTGGAACGTCAACGCGAACGGCACCATCACCGGTGTGCAGTCCGGACGCTGCCTGGACGTGTGGGGCACCGGTAACGGCCAGCAGGTCCAGCTCTACGACTGCAACGGCCAGGCCAACCAGCGCTTCACCCGGAGCTGATCTGCGTCGCGGTGATGCGGTGCGGCGGCCTCGACGGCCCCGCACCGCCTCACCGTGTCAGCCGGCGTCATGCGCCGTGTGGTCGATCCAGTGCTGAGCCAGGGCAGCGTCGCCGTCGACCTGGACGCCGGTCAGCGGGCGGCGCCGGGTCAGGATCAGCAGCAGCGATCCGGCGGGGCCGGTCACCGTCACGTCGGCCTGCTGGGTCGCGGGCCGCCACGCCGCCCCGTCCGGCCGGCGTTCGACGAGCCACGCGCCCGTGTCATCCGCGGTGTCGGTGGCCAGCCACTGCAGGGTCTGCCCGGTGCCCCGGATCGCATGCGCGGACTCGGACCGCTGCATCTCCCACGTGGGGGAGGAGAGCATCGCGAAGTGGTTGCTGATGAGCGCGGCCGCGATGCCGGGCTCGATGTCAACCGGGCGGCCCGCGACGATGGCGGCGTCGGCGCCGTGCACGACCGACTCGTTGAGCATGCTGGACAACCAGAAGCGCGTCCCGGACCGCTCGTCGCCCGCGGCGTTGAACACCGGCGCGTCGAAGGCGTCGTCGGAGCACGCGCTCACGACCCGCTGGGCGGACGCCGCGAGCCAGGCCTGCCACTCGCTGGGGCCGGCCGGGGGAACGGCCATCTCGGTGGGCAGCTGTGCGGGGTCGGTGATGCGCCGCTCGATGATCTCCGCGACCCAGTGCTGGGTCTGGCCCACGTGCTCGACCAGGTCGGTGACGGTCCACCGCGGGGCCGTCGGCACGACGGCGTCCGGTCGGGCCGCGGCGGCTGATTCCGCCAGGCGCCGGGTGTGTTCGACGATCGCTTGCCGTGCGTGTTCCGCGTTCAGCTCGGTCACTGGTTCGGCCTTTCCGTGGAGTCGGTGTGCTGTTACTGACTCGGCGTGCCGGTCGAACTCATCGGAGATCTCAGAGCGAGCCGCTCACGGTGACGAACGAGTGGGCCGGCAGGTGCACCCGCAACGTACCGGCGGACAGTGAAACCCCGTCGTGCGGGCGCGGTGCCACCGCCGCCGGCGACTGCGGGGTGTTGTGGTCCTGCAGCGCCCCGGACGTCAGGATCACGGCCTCGACCGCTGACACCGTGCCGCCCCGCAGATCGATCTCCACCTCGGCGGGGGAGGAGGCGTCGAGGTTCGACAGGGAGATCAGCAGCCGGCCGTCCCGACGGCTGGCCGACATCGAGACGGTCGTCAGCGTGGCGTCACCCACCGGGCGTGCCGGCGGCGCGGTGCGCAGGTCGACCCGCAGCGACGTGGCGTCCTGGTGGCCCCGGTTCATCTGGAAGACGTGGTAGGTCGGGGTGAGGACCATGGCCTTCGAGTCCGGGTCGGTGAGGATCATCGCCTGCAGCACGTTCACCGTCTGCGCGATGTTGGCCATCACCAGGCGGTCGGCGTGCCGGTGGAAGACGTCGAAGTGCACGCTCGCCACCAGCGCGTCGCGCAGCGTGTTCTGCTGGTACAGAAAGCCGGGGTTCGTGCCGGGCTCCACGTCGAACCAGGTTCCCCACTCGTCCAGGACCAGGCCGATACTCTTGTTCGGGTCGTAGCAGTCCATCACGGCCGCGTGCCCGGCGAGCAGCTCCTCGATGCGGGCCGCGGCCACCATCGTCGTGTAGTACTCGTCGGTGTCGAAGACCGTCGCCGATCCCTTGTTCTCCCAAGTGGGCCCGGTGACCGTGTAGTAGTGCACGGACAGGGCGTGGTACGGCGGGTTGGGGATGTGCTGACAGCCGAGGTGCCCGATCTGTTTCATCAGCGTCTCGGTCCAGGCGTAATCGGCGCTGTTCGCCCCGGCGGCGATCTTGTAGAGCTTGTTGTCGCCGTAATCGCGGCAGTACGTGCCGTACCGGCGGGCCTCGTGCGCGTACTGCCCGGCGGACATGTTGCCGCCGCAGCCCCAGGCCTCGTTGCCCAGCCCCCAGAACCGCACCCGCCACGGCTCGTCGCGGCCGTTGGCCTTGCGCAGCCGGGCCATCGGCGAGTCACCGTCGCGGGTCAGGTACTCGACCCACTCGCTCATCTCCCGCACGGTGCCGGAGCCGACGTTGCCGCTGATGTACGGCTCGGCGCCGAGCAGCTCGCACAGGGCCATGAACTCGTGGGTGCCGAAGTGGTTGTTCTCCTCGACCCCGCCCCAGTGGGTGTTCACCATGACCGGCCGCTGGTCCCTCGGTCCGATGCCGTCCTGCCAGTGGTACTCGTCGGCGAAGCAGCCGCCCGGCCAGCGCAGGTTCGGGATGTGCAGGGCCCGCAGCGCCTCGACGACGTCGAGGCGGATACCGCCCTCGTTCGCGATGCCGGAGTCCTCGCCGACGTAGAAGCCGCCGTAGATGCAGCGGCCCAGGTGCTCGGCGAAGTGCCCGTAGAGGTGCCGGTTGATCCGCGGCCCGTCGAGGTCCACGTTGATGACCGCTTCGATGCTCATTCGGCGCCTTCCGCCAGTGTCGTGACTGCCGCACCGGACCCGGCGATGGTGAAGGACGCCGTGCGGCCGGCGTGGTGCAGCCGGTAGTCGCCGAGGAAGCCGCGGACCGCGACGCGCCCGGTGTCATCCGTGCGCAGTGGCGTGGGCGGCAGCCACCACTCCTGCTTCACCAGGCGCCGCAGCGCGTCGTACCCCGGTTTGGGGGTGCCGTCGGCGCGCACCAGACCGGCCGGGGCGCCGAGCCATGCGCCCTCGTCGAGCAGCCCCCAGTAGGTGATCGCCTGGACCGAGGGGTGCGACAGCAGCGTGCGGTAGTGCCGGACGATCTCGTCGGCCTGCCGTTGCTCGCCCTCGGGCGTGGACGGCCAGGACGGCGGCTGGTAGTCGTTGAGGTCCTCGATCTCCGGTGGCATCAGGTCGCCGGAGAGCAGGGTGGTCTCGGTCATGTGGATCGGCAGCCCGAACCGGGCGAACCGCTCCAGGGTCTCCAGAGTCTTCTCCTCGCCCCAGTAACCCTGGTGCATGTGGCTCTGCAGACCGAGCGCGCTGACCGGGATGCCGGCCTCGAGGACACCCTCGATCAGACATTCGTACGCGGTGGACATGTCGAAGTCGTTGAGCACCAGGGTCGCGGCGGGATTGGTCGCGCTTGCCTCCTCGAACGCGAGGCGGACGGTCGCGATCCGGCCGCGTTCCCAGGCCAGCCGGGTGATCGCGTTGCGGTGCGGCTCGTTGCCGAACACCGGCATGATCACCGCTTCGTTGATCGCATCCCAGGTGTGCACGACGTCCGCGAAGTCGGCGACCTCGCGCCTGATGCGCGCCCGGACCGTCGCCTCCACCTCGTCGGTCGGCGTGTCCCGCAGCCAGTCGGGGGCCAGGGTGTGCCACAGCAGCGGGTGCCCCTTCACCCGGCAGCCCCGGCCGGCGAACCACTCCGCGGCCCGGCGCAGCCGTTTCGTGTCGGGCCGGCCGCGCCGGGGTTCGAAGGCGCTCCAGTAGAACGGCAGCGTGGCCGTGTTGAAGACGTCGACCCACAGGCCGGCCATCCGCGCGGTCCGCTCCGATCCGGCCTCCTCGTTGGCCACCGGCACGAAATCGAAACCGATGTTGCCGAACGAGAAGGCGTGAGCGTCCTGCTCCACCGTGATGTCGCGGTCCCGTAGCGGCCGGCCGTCGATGTCGAGCACGGTCACCATAACCTGGCCGTAGCGGTGATCAAGCTGAACTGCCGTCAATGCGTGCCTCCCGTCGCCGTCGTAGCGTAGGGACGCGGCCGGTCCGAGGTCCAGCGGAACTTCCAAAATTTCGCGGCACTTTCAATTCCTACCTGGACGGCGATGTGAACGCTATCAGCAGCTCAGAGCGCTGACGGCGGCACGCTGCGTGCGAGTGCTGTTACCTACGTGTTACAGCTCCGCCAGACGAACGCCTTGACAGCCTCACCAGCCCGTCCATAACTTGAGCGCCATCTTCCGGAAATACTCCGAAACTTTCGATACCGAAGGGTGGGGCTTCATGGCACCTCGAAGGACCCTCGCAATGGCTGCCGTCGTGGCGCTGGGCGCCATGAGCCTGGCCGCCTGCGGAGGCGGCGACGACGACGGTGGCTCCGAGTCGGGCGGAAACGTCACGATGCAGTTCTGGCACAACGCGACCACCGGGCCCGGTAAGGCCTTCTGGGACAAGACGGTCGCCGACTTCCAGACCGCGAACCCGAACGTCAAGATCAAGATTCAGCAGGTCCAGAACGAGGACCTGGACGGCAAGCTGCAGACCGCGCTGAACTCGGGCTCCGCGCCGGACATCTTCCTGCAGCGCGGCGGCGGCAAGATGGCCGCGATGGTCGAGGCGGGCCAGCTCAAGGACATCACCAACGACATCACCGCGGAGACCAAGGCGGCGGTCGGCGCCGCCCTGGGGACCGGGCAGGTGGACGGCAAGTCGTACGCCGTACCCGTCTCGATCCTGCCCGGGGGTTTCTGGTACAGCAAAGATCTGTTCAAGAAAGCCGGTGTCGCGGCACCGCCGACCACGTTGGAGGAGCTCAGCGCGGCGGTCACCAAGCTCAAGGCCAACGGTACGCCGATCGCCCTCGGCGCCAAGGACGCGTGGCCGGCCGCTCACTGGTACTACTTCTTCGCCCTGCGCGCCTGCAACCAGGCCTCGCTCGACGCCGCCGCCAAGGACAAGAACTTCGGCGACCCCTGCTGGACCAAGGCCGGCAACGACCTGAAGGCCTTCGCCGACACCAAGCCGTTCAACGACGGGTTCCTGACCACCTCCGCCCAGCAGGGGGCGGGCAGCTCGGCCGGTCTGGTGGCCAACTACAAGGCGAGCATGGAGCTGATGGGCGCCTGGGACCCGGGTGTGATCGCCTCCCTCACCAAGGACACCAAGCCGCTGCCCGACCTGGGCTTCTTCCCCTTCCCGGCGGTGCCGGGCGGCCAGGGTGACCCGGCCGCGATCATGGGCGGCGCGGACGGCTACTCCTGCTCGGCGCAGGCGCCGAAGGAGTGCGCCGACTTCCTCAACTACATCGTCACCAAGGACGTGCAGGAGGGCTACTACAAGGCCTTCAACTCGCTGCCGATCAGCAAGGAGGCCCAGGGCGCGGTCACCGAGGACTACCTCAAGGCGGTTCTCGACGCCTACAACAAGGCGCCGTACGTGTCGCAGTGGCTGGACACGATCTACGGCCAGAACGTCGGCAACGCCCTGAACATCGGAGTCGTGAACCTGCTCGCCGGCAAGGGTGACGTCGCCGGGATCATCCAGGGCGTGAACGACGCAGCCAAGAAGGGCTGAGGGGTTACCGAGCGATGACCAGCGACGTCGCTGACAAGAGCGGTCGCGTGCGGACCGGGGACGGCGTCACCACGCCGTCCCCGGTTCGGCCCCGCCGGCGCGGGATCGGTTGGGCCCAACGTCTCGAGATCGCGGCACTGTCCGGGCCGGCGATCCTGGTGTTCGTCGGCTTCGTGATCTTCCCGGTGCTGATGGCCGGGTACTACGGCTTCTACCGGTGGAAGGGCTTCGGGGTACCGACGGACTTCGTCGGCCTCGACAACTACAAGACCATCCTGACGGACAACTCGTTCCACGAGGCGGTGTGGCACAACGGGCAGATCGTCGTGCTGTCCCTCGTTCTGCAGGGCCCGATCGCGATCGCCCTCGCCCTGCTGCTGAACAAGAAGATGCGCGGCCAGTCGGTGATCCGGGTGCTCATCTTCGTTCCGTACGTGATCGCCGAGGTCATCGTCGGAACGGCCTGGGCCCTCATGCTCCAGACCAACGGGGCGGTCAACGACGTCCTGCGATCCATCGGCCTGGGCGGGCTGGCCCAGGACTGGCTGGCGAACCCGAAACTCGCCATCTGGACCCTGATGTTCATCCTGACCTGGAAGTACATCGGGTTCGCCGTGATCCTGTTCCTGGCCGGCATGCAGAACATCCCGGAGGAACTGTCCGAGGCGGCCGCCGTGGACGGCGCGTCGTTCTGGCAGACCCAGTGGCACGTCACCCTGCCGCTGCTCGGGCCGACGATCCGGATCTGGGGCTTCCTGTCGATCATCGGCGCACTGCAGCTGTTCGACCTGGTCTACATCATCTGGGGTCAGTACGTCGCGTCGACCGCGGGCACGTCGACCATGGCGACCTACATGGTCCTCGAGGGCCGCAACGCGGCCAACTACGGGTACGGCAACGCCGTCGCGGTCGTGCTCTTCATCATCTCAATGACCATCGCGCTCGTGTACCAGCGTTTCGTTCTGCGCCGGGACACCGAGGGCGCGCTCACCGGAGGACGGTAGGACATGGCCAGTGCCACGGACACCCGGCGCGGCAGTCTGCTCGTCTACCTCGCCGCCCTGCTCCTCATCGGGGTGATGCTCGGACCGGTCATCTACATCATCGTCGGCGGGTTCCGCACCAACTCGCAGATCACCACGGACCCGGCGGGCCTGCCGGACCCGTGGGTGATCGCGAACTACACCGACGTCCTGACCAGCGACACCTTCTGGCGCCAGGTCGGCAACTCGACGATCGCGGCGGTCGTCACGACGGCCGGCGTCGTCGGGCTGGGGGTGATGGCGAGCTACGTGCTGGCCCGCTACCGCTTCCGCGGCCAGGGAGCCATGTACGCGCTGTTCGCCGCCGGTCTCATGTTCCCCCCGACGGTGGCCATCACGCCCCTGTTCATCCTGGTCCGGGACCTCGGCTTGATGAACACCCTGCCCGGTGTCATCCTGCCGCAGATCGCGTTCGGGCTGCCCACCACGATCATCATCCTGGTCCCCTTCCTGAGGGCCATCCCCAGGGAGATCGAGGAGGCCGCCGCCATCGACCGCTGCAGCCGGCTCGGATTCTTCTGGCGGATGGTGCTCCCGCTGTCGGTGCCGGGCCTGATCACCGTCGGGATCCTGGCATTCATCAACAGCTGGAACAGCTACCTGCTGCCGCTGTTCATCCTCAACGATCAGGAGAGCTTCACCCTGCCGCTGGGCGTACAGGCGTTCGCGTCGCAATACTCGGTCGACACTGCGAAGGTGCTTGCGTTCACCTCGTTGTCGATGATCCCGGCGCTGGTGTTCTTCAGCCTCTTCGAACGCCGCATCGTCGGTGGTCTCACCGGCGCGGTCAAAGGATGATGCAGCAAGTGACGACAGAAAGGCATCGAGACATGACATCGCTGCTGCACGTGGCGACCACCGGATCCGACGACGCCGACGGCTCGGCGCAGCGGCCGTTGCGGACCATCAACCGGGCCGCGGCGCTCGCCCGGCCCGGGGACACCGTGGTCGTGCACGCCGGCGAATACCGCGAATGGGTGACGCCGCCGCGCGGCGGCCTCAGCGACAGCCGCCGCATCACCTATCAGGCCGCCGACGGTGAGCACGTCGTCATCAAGGGGTCGGAGCGGATCACCGGCTGGGAGCCGGACGGCGGGACGGTGTGGAAGGCGTCGGTGCCCAACACGCTGTTCGGTGACTTCAACCCGTTCGCCGAGGAGATCGCCGGCGACTGGGTCGTCTACGCCGAGAAGGCGCCCCGCAAGCACCTCGGCGACGTCTACCTCAACGGCCTCAGTTTCTACGAGGCCGGCTCGCGCGCCGAGGTGGCCGGCCCCGAGAAGCGCATCGAGATGAAGGACGACTGGACCGGCGTCACCGATCGCGTGCGCAACCCCGAGCAGACCCTGCTGGTCTGGTATGCCGAGGTGGGCGCGGAGGAGACCACGATCTGGGCGAACTTCCAGGGCGCCGACCCGAACACCGAACTGACCGAGATCAACGTACGCCGGTCGGTGTTCTACCCGCTGGTGCCGCATCTGGACTACATCACCGTACGCGGCTTCGAGCTCGCCCAGGCGGCCAGCCCGTGGACGCCGCCGACCGCCGATCAGCCCGGCCTGATCGGCCCGAACTGGGCGAAGGGCTGGATCATCGAGGACAACGTCATCCACGACGCGAAATGCTCGGCGATCTCGATCGGCAAAGAGGCGTCCACCGGCCACAACTACGCCACCGAACGCGGCGACAAGCCCGGCTACCAGTACCAGCTCGAGTCCGTGTTCGCTGCCCGCCAGATCGGCTGGGACTCCGAGCACATCGGCTCGCACGTGATCCGCCGCAACACCATCTACGACTGCGGGCAGAACGGCATCGTCGGCCACCTCGGCTGCGTCTTCTCGACCATCGAGGACAACCACATCTACAACATCGCGATCAAGCGGGAGTTCTACGGCTACGAGATCGGCGGCATCAAGCTGCACGCTGCCATCGACGTCGAGATCCGGCACAACCGCATCCACGACTGCTCGCTGGGCACCTGGCTGGACTGGCAGACCCAGGGCACCCGGGTGTCCCGCAACGTCTACTACAACAACAACCGGGATCTGTTCATCGAGGTCAGCCACGGGCCGTACCTCGTGGACCACAACGTTCTCGCCTCGCCGGCCGCGCTGGAGTTGTGGAGCCAGGGCGGCGCGTTCGTCAACAACCTGCTCTGCGGCACCGTGTGGCTCAACCCGGTGATGGACCGGGCCACGCCGTACCACCGGCCGCACAGCACCCAGGTGGCCGGCTACGCATTCATCGTGGGCGGCGACGACCGCTGGATCGGCAACGTCTTCGTCGGGGGAGACCTGGCGGTGGCGTACGCGGCCATGCCCGAGGGAGATTCACCGGCGTACGCGGGCCTGGTCGGCTACGACGCCTACCCGGCGTCGTTCGAGGAGTACCTGCAGCGCATCGACGAGGAGCCGCCCGGCGACCACCAGCGCTTCCTCAACGTGAAGCAGGCCGTGTACGCCCGGGGCAACGTCTACGCCGCCGGCGCCCTCGCGTACGCCGGGGAACAGAACCCGGTGACGCTGCAGGACGCGTCCGCCGCGGTCGTCGAAGAAGGCGACCAGGTCTACCTGGTGACCGACCTTCCGGAGGGCTTCGGCGGCACCGGTCTCGTCCCGGTCGGCGGCCGCGACCTCGAGCGGGTCCGCTTCGCCGACGCCGACTTCGAGGAGCGTGACGGCAGCCCCGCGGTCATCGACACCGACCTGGTCGGCGCCCGCAAGGAGCAGGGCCAGACCTACCCGGCGGGCCCGCTCGCCGGGCTCACCCCGGGAAGCAGCCGCGTCCGCCTCTGGTGACCGAACCGGCTGACGGCCGGCGGCTCCGTGCCGCCGGCCGCCAGACCATGCCCGTCCGCTCACCGTTCAGAGCAAATCGTGCGCTGCCCTCAGAGCCACCGCGCGGGCCTCGTCGACGATCTTCCGCCATCGCGCGACGACAGCGGCCGCGGTGTCGACCTGAGCGTGCAACCGCCGCAGACGGGGCACCGCCTCGGCGATGCGGAAGCGGTCAGCCACCGTGGTCATCCCACCTGGAAGGTGTTTCAGCAGGGCGCCGTCCAGGCGAGGCGGTGGCGTGACGGCCATTCCGGTCACCGCGGTCAACCCAGCACCGGCCTTCGCGATCGCGCCGGCAAGCGCCGGCAAAGCGTGCTGCGCGCGGCGGACGTTGTCGTCGTAGCGGCTCGCGGCGATGTCAAGGTCGGAACGCTGACCCCGAGGGTCGGCTGGATCAGAACTGAGCGCCTTCACGACTGTGCGGGCGGCCTGAGACGCCGTACCCAGCGAGGTCTGCGGTCGTTCGCCGCAGGCGGCTCGCCATCGGCCCCAGCCTGATCCGGTTCGGCTCATCCAGCACCTTCGAAGCGTAAGCGGCTCTTGACCGCCGGTGGAGGCAGGCATAGATTGCCTTCGTTCGTTACTTACGGTGCTAGACCGAAACTTTCGAAGCCGCCTCCTCATCCCCTGCAAGGAGATCCCGTGCGTCGTCCTTGGATATCTCTCGCTGTCGCCGGCGCCGCGGCGCTACTGGGCGGACAGCTCGCGTTCGCCGGCTCCGCCACAGCCGGCTCCGGCGTGGTCGCGGCAAAGCCGTCGCCAGGCCCGGCATACCCGGCCGATTCGTTGCGGGCTTTGGCCGCGCGGGTGGGCCTGCGCATCGGCACGGCCGTGAACGCGGACCAGCTGGGCACCAACGAGAAGTACACGCAGATCACCGCCGAGCAGTTCTCGAGCGTCACCGCGGAGAACGCGATGAAGTGGGCCGAAGTGGAGGCCACCCGCGGCACCTACACCTGGGAGAAGGCCGACCAGCTCGTCGCGTTCGCGAAGCAGAACCGGCAGCTGGTGCGCGGCCACACGCTGCTCTGGCACAACCAGCTGCCGGCCTGGCTGTCCACCGACGGCTACACCACCACCCTCTCGGACGAGGAGGTGAAGGCGGCCCTGAAGAAGCACATCTTCGCTCAGATGCGCCACTTCAAGGGCGACATCTGGCAGTGGGACGTGGTCAACGAGGCCTTCGACGACAACGGGCAGCCCCGCCAGACCATCTGGTACAAGGCGTGGGGCGGCACCGGCTACATCGCCGACGCGTTCCGCTGGGCGCACCAGGCCGATCCCCGCGCCCTGCTCTTCTACAACGACTACAACCTGGAATTCACCGGGCCCAAGAGCAACGCGGTGTACGCCTTGGTGCAATCGCTCAAGGCGCAGCGCGTACCGATCCACGGTGTCGGATTCCAGGGTCACCTGTCCACCCAGTACGGCTACCCCGACCTGCTCAGCAACCTGCAGCGCTTCGCCGCCCTGGGACAGAAGGTGGCCCTGACCGAGGTGGACGTGCGCACCGCGACCAAGCCCGAAGCCGTCAACGAGCCGGTGAACCCGCTCGCCCCGTACGCCCAGGAGAGCTACTGGTCCCGGACGCTGAAGGCCTGCCTGGCGGTACGCGCCTGCATCTCGTTCACGCCGTGGGGGTTCGGTGACGCCTATTCGTGGGTGCCCGGCTGGTTCTCCGACCCGCAGGAGGGTGCTGCTCTGATCTATGACGAGCAGCTGAACCCGAAGGGCCAGTACCACGTGCTGCAGCAGGACCTGGCGCTGGCCGCGGGCGCCCCGCGTCGCTGATCACCGCCGGATGCCGTGCCCCCCCGGGCACGGCATCCGCGGATCAACCCTTCACCGCGCCGGCGGTGAGTCCCTCGGTCAGGAAACGTTGACCGAAGGCGTACATGATCACCACGGGGATGCTGACCAGCAGCGAGGCCGCGGCGAGCTGGCCCTGCGGCACGACGTCTCCGGCGATCATCGACTGCATCCCCACGGGAAGCGTCTTGTACTCGTCCTTGGTGACGAACACGAAGGCGAACAGGAACTCGTTCCAGGCGTTGGTCAGCGTGAACAGCGCGACCGCCAGCAGGCCCGGCTTGGCCAGGGGAAGCACCACCCGGCCGAACGCCTGGACCCGGCTGCACCCGTCGACCAGTGCGGCATCCTCCAGGTCGGCGGGGATCGACGCGAAGTATCCCGCCAGCAGCCAGGTGGCGAACGGCAGCGTGAACGTCGGGTACGTCAGCACGAGCGACCACAGCGAGTCGGTGAGCCGCGCCCGGATGAGCAGCTGGTACAGGGGGATGAACAGCAGCGCACCCGGCATCACGTAGGTGAGCAGCACCGTGACGGTGAAGCCCTGCGCCCCGCGGAACCGCAGCCGGGCCAGCGCGTAACCGCCCAGCACGGCGCAGAGCAGGGCGACGACGGTGGACGCCCCGGA is part of the Actinoplanes sp. NBC_00393 genome and harbors:
- a CDS encoding endo-1,4-beta-xylanase, which codes for MPGGPRREVLVELRSRSLWVRTLIAGTVAAVGAFGALTVMPDANAAASTLGAAAAQSGRYFGTAIAAGRLSNSAYTTIAAREFNMVTAENEMKPDATQPNRGQFTFSAGDQIYNWATQRGMKVRGHTLAWHAQQPGWMQSLRGSTLRQAMIEHINGVMAHYRDKLDSWDVVNEAFNEDGSRRQSNLQGTGNDWIEVAFRTARAADPSTKLCYNDYNIENWTYGKTQGVYNMIRDFKARGVPIDCVGLQTHFTGGSSLPGNFQTTLSSFAALGVDVILTEVDVTNASTSQYAGLTQACLNVPRCVGIIVWGVRDSDSWRASENPLLFDGNGNKKAAYTSVLNALNSATPNPSSPGPSPSTSTPPAGSGRIVGAQSGRCLDVPNSSQTNGTRVQLYDCHGQANQTWTLTASRQLTVYGTRCLDAAGTGNGSAVQIYACNGQANQQWNVNANGTITGVQSGRCLDVWGTGNGQQVQLYDCNGQANQRFTRS
- a CDS encoding maleylpyruvate isomerase family mycothiol-dependent enzyme; translation: MTELNAEHARQAIVEHTRRLAESAAAARPDAVVPTAPRWTVTDLVEHVGQTQHWVAEIIERRITDPAQLPTEMAVPPAGPSEWQAWLAASAQRVVSACSDDAFDAPVFNAAGDERSGTRFWLSSMLNESVVHGADAAIVAGRPVDIEPGIAAALISNHFAMLSSPTWEMQRSESAHAIRGTGQTLQWLATDTADDTGAWLVERRPDGAAWRPATQQADVTVTGPAGSLLLILTRRRPLTGVQVDGDAALAQHWIDHTAHDAG
- a CDS encoding alpha-N-arabinofuranosidase, producing MSIEAVINVDLDGPRINRHLYGHFAEHLGRCIYGGFYVGEDSGIANEGGIRLDVVEALRALHIPNLRWPGGCFADEYHWQDGIGPRDQRPVMVNTHWGGVEENNHFGTHEFMALCELLGAEPYISGNVGSGTVREMSEWVEYLTRDGDSPMARLRKANGRDEPWRVRFWGLGNEAWGCGGNMSAGQYAHEARRYGTYCRDYGDNKLYKIAAGANSADYAWTETLMKQIGHLGCQHIPNPPYHALSVHYYTVTGPTWENKGSATVFDTDEYYTTMVAAARIEELLAGHAAVMDCYDPNKSIGLVLDEWGTWFDVEPGTNPGFLYQQNTLRDALVASVHFDVFHRHADRLVMANIAQTVNVLQAMILTDPDSKAMVLTPTYHVFQMNRGHQDATSLRVDLRTAPPARPVGDATLTTVSMSASRRDGRLLISLSNLDASSPAEVEIDLRGGTVSAVEAVILTSGALQDHNTPQSPAAVAPRPHDGVSLSAGTLRVHLPAHSFVTVSGSL
- a CDS encoding endo-1,4-beta-xylanase, which gives rise to MVTVLDIDGRPLRDRDITVEQDAHAFSFGNIGFDFVPVANEEAGSERTARMAGLWVDVFNTATLPFYWSAFEPRRGRPDTKRLRRAAEWFAGRGCRVKGHPLLWHTLAPDWLRDTPTDEVEATVRARIRREVADFADVVHTWDAINEAVIMPVFGNEPHRNAITRLAWERGRIATVRLAFEEASATNPAATLVLNDFDMSTAYECLIEGVLEAGIPVSALGLQSHMHQGYWGEEKTLETLERFARFGLPIHMTETTLLSGDLMPPEIEDLNDYQPPSWPSTPEGEQRQADEIVRHYRTLLSHPSVQAITYWGLLDEGAWLGAPAGLVRADGTPKPGYDALRRLVKQEWWLPPTPLRTDDTGRVAVRGFLGDYRLHHAGRTASFTIAGSGAAVTTLAEGAE
- a CDS encoding ABC transporter substrate-binding protein — encoded protein: MAAVVALGAMSLAACGGGDDDGGSESGGNVTMQFWHNATTGPGKAFWDKTVADFQTANPNVKIKIQQVQNEDLDGKLQTALNSGSAPDIFLQRGGGKMAAMVEAGQLKDITNDITAETKAAVGAALGTGQVDGKSYAVPVSILPGGFWYSKDLFKKAGVAAPPTTLEELSAAVTKLKANGTPIALGAKDAWPAAHWYYFFALRACNQASLDAAAKDKNFGDPCWTKAGNDLKAFADTKPFNDGFLTTSAQQGAGSSAGLVANYKASMELMGAWDPGVIASLTKDTKPLPDLGFFPFPAVPGGQGDPAAIMGGADGYSCSAQAPKECADFLNYIVTKDVQEGYYKAFNSLPISKEAQGAVTEDYLKAVLDAYNKAPYVSQWLDTIYGQNVGNALNIGVVNLLAGKGDVAGIIQGVNDAAKKG
- a CDS encoding carbohydrate ABC transporter permease, producing MTSDVADKSGRVRTGDGVTTPSPVRPRRRGIGWAQRLEIAALSGPAILVFVGFVIFPVLMAGYYGFYRWKGFGVPTDFVGLDNYKTILTDNSFHEAVWHNGQIVVLSLVLQGPIAIALALLLNKKMRGQSVIRVLIFVPYVIAEVIVGTAWALMLQTNGAVNDVLRSIGLGGLAQDWLANPKLAIWTLMFILTWKYIGFAVILFLAGMQNIPEELSEAAAVDGASFWQTQWHVTLPLLGPTIRIWGFLSIIGALQLFDLVYIIWGQYVASTAGTSTMATYMVLEGRNAANYGYGNAVAVVLFIISMTIALVYQRFVLRRDTEGALTGGR